From one Negativicoccus succinicivorans genomic stretch:
- a CDS encoding DsbA family oxidoreductase → MSKIRVYFDFVCPYCYHAWGSLRKLQEQKDICLEWYGWEIHPEWRNRKAKEKYAGERAREQFAELGKEAGINATTARWDASSFDALRVLELAQEQGKADAWVDRVYTGAYQEEGDMSDRATLAKWAEEVGLSGAAEVLVGEQYADTLKEHDRHCMEIALEYVPTLEKDGEIIADGVLTYTDIEKALAQ, encoded by the coding sequence ATGTCCAAAATTCGTGTTTATTTCGATTTCGTTTGCCCGTACTGCTACCATGCTTGGGGCAGTTTACGAAAATTACAGGAGCAAAAAGATATCTGCCTGGAGTGGTACGGCTGGGAAATTCATCCTGAATGGCGTAACCGTAAAGCCAAAGAAAAATATGCCGGCGAACGCGCGCGCGAACAGTTTGCTGAACTCGGTAAAGAGGCCGGCATTAATGCGACGACTGCCAGATGGGATGCGTCGAGCTTTGACGCCTTGCGTGTATTGGAACTCGCGCAGGAGCAGGGTAAAGCCGATGCCTGGGTCGACCGTGTTTACACGGGCGCGTACCAGGAAGAGGGCGACATGAGCGACCGCGCAACGCTCGCAAAGTGGGCGGAGGAAGTAGGATTGAGCGGCGCTGCCGAAGTGTTGGTGGGAGAGCAATATGCTGACACCTTGAAAGAGCATGATCGGCATTGTATGGAGATTGCGTTGGAGTATGTCCCCACACTCGAAAAAGACGGCGAGATCATTGCCGATGGCGTTTTAACTTATACCGATATCGAAAAAGCACTGGCACAATGA
- a CDS encoding arsenate reductase family protein, with protein MLFIYYPKCSTCRRAKAWLDDNNIRYEERLIVEDPPTAKDLLRWSKKTNQPLTKFANTSGQLYRSSGLAKRRLTLSDEEFAKELSRDGMLIKRPLLVIDDDHILTGFRQTEWEAALLK; from the coding sequence ATGCTTTTTATTTATTATCCGAAATGCAGTACCTGCCGACGCGCCAAAGCCTGGTTGGACGATAACAATATCCGTTATGAAGAAAGACTGATCGTGGAAGATCCGCCGACCGCAAAAGATCTTCTCCGCTGGAGTAAAAAAACCAATCAGCCGCTGACAAAATTTGCCAATACGAGCGGTCAATTATATCGGTCAAGCGGCTTGGCCAAACGCCGTCTGACACTTTCCGATGAAGAGTTTGCCAAAGAGCTGTCCCGTGACGGCATGCTGATCAAGCGGCCCCTCTTGGTGATTGATGATGACCATATTCTAACCGGTTTTCGCCAAACGGAATGGGAAGCCGCGTTACTTAAATAG
- a CDS encoding nitroreductase family protein, producing the protein MEFKEALALRQSTRNYRTNPVAADALENIVHAGVTAPISLSRYESYHLTVITAEGVLKKLEEEWLERGNTGNPIYDAPALIVVFADEKVTSGLRNADTGCIVTQMHLAATALGLGSCYICGAIQQLGKDARYLNGARVPANFVPMGALAIGEPMRPLKARHKESKMTVDRL; encoded by the coding sequence ATGGAGTTTAAAGAAGCGCTTGCCCTGCGTCAATCTACCCGAAATTACCGGACGAATCCCGTAGCTGCCGACGCTTTAGAGAATATTGTGCACGCCGGTGTCACAGCGCCGATTTCGTTGAGTCGTTATGAATCCTATCATTTGACTGTCATCACGGCCGAAGGTGTGTTGAAAAAGCTCGAGGAAGAATGGTTAGAACGCGGCAATACAGGCAATCCGATTTATGATGCCCCGGCACTGATCGTTGTTTTCGCTGATGAAAAAGTGACCTCCGGTTTGCGTAATGCCGATACGGGTTGTATCGTTACCCAAATGCATCTGGCCGCCACTGCGCTCGGTTTAGGGTCCTGCTACATTTGCGGTGCCATCCAGCAACTCGGCAAAGATGCCCGTTATCTCAACGGAGCACGTGTACCGGCCAATTTCGTGCCCATGGGAGCGCTTGCCATCGGCGAACCGATGAGACCACTCAAAGCTCGTCATAAAGAAAGTAAAATGACGGTCGATCGTTTATAA